From the genome of Phytohabitans rumicis, one region includes:
- a CDS encoding VWA domain-containing protein yields MALVVVVGGSWFGYRQLAGNRCTGDVKLAVAAAPEIAPAVRSTVESWKAGGGSADGTCVTVAVTEVNSVDMAAVLAAEHGVGLAGVGGPNGTTTVPDVWLPDSTSWLVRLKTAAAGFTPTDGASIARSPVVAAMPEPIAESLGWPDKKVGWADLLAKITTGTGLRTGIVEPTRDSAGLSGLLSLSAAAGSVKDAAQAQTAALRSLAIGRSALRDDLVAKFPQAADAASLASGLSVAPLSEEDVIAYNAKKPPVPLAALYVEPTPAPLDYPFAVMPGIDAAKISAAAAVHDALDSGEFRDRLGAQGLRAPDGTWGSGFTAPTGAPSPAGGPPSASPNNGGTAAGGIDPASVDRSLATWTAVTAPGRMLAVMDVSGSMLETVPGANNATRMQVTLAAAERGLSLFDDSWALGLWIFSTELDGSRDWRQLVPIGPLSSNRGKALSELKKVEPKSDGDTGLYDTILAAYKTVQEDWASDRVNSIVLFTDGKNDDPNGVSEQALLNQLKSLSDNKRPVQVIILGIGDGVDEAALKRITKVTGGGVFVTKDPTKIGDIFLKALALRPAAPR; encoded by the coding sequence GATCGTGGTTCGGATATAGGCAACTCGCCGGCAACCGCTGCACCGGCGACGTGAAGCTTGCCGTCGCCGCCGCCCCCGAAATCGCACCCGCTGTGCGTTCCACGGTGGAGAGTTGGAAGGCCGGCGGCGGTTCGGCGGACGGCACCTGTGTCACCGTCGCCGTCACGGAGGTCAACTCGGTCGACATGGCGGCGGTGCTCGCCGCCGAGCACGGTGTGGGGCTGGCCGGCGTCGGCGGACCCAACGGCACCACCACCGTCCCCGACGTGTGGCTGCCCGACTCGACGAGCTGGCTGGTGCGGCTCAAGACGGCCGCGGCCGGCTTCACCCCGACCGACGGCGCCTCGATCGCGCGCAGCCCGGTGGTGGCCGCCATGCCCGAGCCGATCGCGGAGAGCCTCGGCTGGCCGGACAAGAAGGTCGGCTGGGCCGACCTGCTCGCGAAGATCACCACCGGCACCGGCCTGCGCACCGGGATCGTCGAGCCCACCCGCGACTCGGCCGGCCTGTCCGGGCTGCTGTCGCTGAGCGCGGCGGCCGGCAGCGTCAAGGACGCGGCGCAGGCCCAGACCGCGGCGCTGCGGTCACTGGCGATCGGCCGGTCGGCGCTGCGCGACGACCTGGTGGCCAAGTTCCCGCAGGCGGCGGACGCCGCGTCACTCGCCTCCGGGCTGAGCGTGGCGCCGCTGTCCGAGGAGGACGTGATCGCGTACAACGCGAAGAAGCCGCCGGTGCCGCTCGCGGCGCTGTACGTGGAGCCCACTCCGGCGCCGCTGGACTACCCGTTCGCCGTGATGCCCGGCATCGACGCGGCCAAGATCTCCGCCGCCGCGGCGGTGCACGACGCGCTCGACTCCGGCGAGTTCCGCGACCGGCTCGGTGCGCAGGGCCTGCGCGCGCCCGACGGCACGTGGGGCTCCGGCTTTACGGCCCCGACCGGCGCGCCCAGCCCCGCCGGCGGGCCACCTTCGGCCTCACCCAACAACGGGGGTACGGCGGCCGGCGGTATCGACCCCGCGTCGGTGGACCGGTCGCTGGCAACCTGGACCGCGGTCACCGCGCCGGGCCGGATGCTCGCCGTGATGGACGTGTCCGGCTCGATGCTGGAGACCGTCCCGGGGGCGAACAACGCCACCCGCATGCAGGTCACCCTGGCCGCGGCCGAGCGCGGGCTGAGCCTGTTCGACGACTCGTGGGCGCTGGGTCTGTGGATCTTCTCCACCGAGCTGGACGGCTCGCGGGACTGGCGCCAGCTCGTGCCGATCGGTCCGCTCAGCAGCAACCGCGGCAAGGCGCTCAGCGAGCTGAAGAAGGTCGAGCCGAAGTCCGACGGCGACACCGGGCTGTACGACACGATCCTGGCGGCGTACAAGACCGTGCAGGAGGACTGGGCGTCGGACCGGGTCAACTCCATCGTGCTCTTCACCGACGGCAAGAACGACGATCCCAATGGGGTCAGCGAGCAGGCGCTGCTCAACCAGCTCAAGTCCCTGTCGGACAACAAGCGGCCGGTCCAGGTGATCATTTTGGGCATCGGCGACGGGGTGGACGAGGCGGCGCTCAAGCGGATCACGAAGGTCACGGGTGGCGGGGTGTTCGTCACCAAGGACCCGACGAAGATCGGCGACATCTTCCTCAAGGCACTGGCGCTGCGCCCTGCCGCCCCGCGCTGA
- a CDS encoding sugar transferase, which translates to MSSATLLTRATVGQPTLDASGALLRARLRAYERTLVLADTAIIVLAVVAGYFGRFNYVVGPFGGGAPVGSEIPYYVVCPAIVLGWLASLKLLRCYDDRVLGYGADEYRRVTSGSLRLAGAVAILGYIANVGVARGFLALTFAIGIVGLVGGRYVARKWLHRARTRGAGWSRRVLVVGDAPHVLELVHTLRREPYAGYRVVGACIPDALLAPVPQRLGDVPVVGSFRSILESAAATGVDTVAVTASGELTAARLRRLGWQMEGTGIDLVLAPALTDVAGPRIHTRPVAGLPLIHVEAPEFRGARKIVKGFVDRSTALLGLTLAFPLLLMIAIAIKLDSRGPVIFRQIRVGQGGKEFGVFKFRTMVVNADEMLAKLTANNEHDGLLFKMRKDPRVTRVGRILRKYSLDELPQLLNVVIGHMSLVGPRPPLPSEVARYDVDIARRLLVKPGITGLWQVSGRSDLSWEDGLRLDLYYVENWSLAADLVILWKTVGAVMASRGAY; encoded by the coding sequence GTGTCGTCGGCGACTCTCCTGACGCGTGCCACTGTGGGTCAGCCCACTTTGGACGCTTCGGGCGCGCTCTTGCGAGCGCGACTACGTGCCTACGAGAGAACGCTCGTGTTGGCGGACACCGCCATCATCGTTCTCGCGGTGGTGGCTGGCTATTTCGGGCGCTTCAACTACGTCGTGGGGCCGTTCGGTGGCGGCGCCCCGGTGGGTTCGGAGATCCCGTACTACGTGGTGTGCCCCGCCATCGTGCTGGGCTGGCTCGCCTCGCTCAAGCTGCTGCGCTGCTACGACGACCGGGTGCTCGGCTACGGCGCGGACGAGTACCGCCGGGTCACCTCGGGGAGCCTGCGGCTGGCCGGTGCGGTGGCCATCCTCGGTTACATCGCCAACGTGGGCGTGGCCCGCGGCTTCCTGGCTCTGACGTTTGCTATCGGCATCGTGGGCTTGGTCGGCGGGCGGTACGTGGCCCGCAAGTGGCTGCACCGGGCCCGCACCCGGGGCGCCGGCTGGTCCCGCCGGGTGCTCGTGGTCGGCGACGCCCCGCACGTGCTGGAGTTGGTGCACACGCTGCGCCGCGAGCCGTACGCCGGCTACCGGGTGGTCGGCGCCTGCATCCCGGACGCCCTCCTCGCCCCGGTGCCCCAGCGGCTCGGCGACGTCCCGGTGGTGGGCTCGTTCCGCAGCATCCTGGAGTCGGCCGCCGCCACCGGCGTGGACACCGTCGCGGTGACCGCCTCCGGCGAGCTGACCGCCGCCCGCCTGCGCCGGCTGGGTTGGCAGATGGAAGGCACCGGCATCGACCTGGTGCTGGCGCCGGCGCTGACCGACGTGGCCGGCCCGCGCATCCACACCCGACCGGTCGCCGGCCTGCCGCTGATCCACGTGGAGGCGCCGGAGTTCCGGGGGGCCCGCAAGATAGTCAAGGGCTTCGTCGACCGGTCCACCGCGCTGCTCGGCCTCACCCTCGCGTTCCCGCTCCTTCTCATGATCGCCATCGCGATCAAACTGGACAGTCGCGGGCCGGTCATCTTCCGGCAGATCCGGGTCGGGCAGGGCGGCAAGGAGTTCGGCGTCTTCAAGTTCCGCACGATGGTGGTCAACGCGGACGAGATGCTCGCCAAGCTGACCGCCAACAACGAGCACGACGGCCTGCTCTTCAAGATGCGCAAGGACCCCCGGGTCACCCGGGTCGGCCGGATCCTGCGCAAGTACTCCCTCGACGAGCTGCCGCAGCTGCTCAACGTGGTGATCGGGCACATGAGCCTGGTCGGGCCGCGCCCGCCGCTGCCGTCCGAGGTGGCCCGGTACGACGTCGACATCGCCCGGCGCCTGCTGGTCAAGCCGGGCATCACCGGCCTGTGGCAGGTCAGCGGCCGGTCGGATCTGTCCTGGGAGGACGGCCTCCGGCTCGACCTCTACTACGTCGAAAACTGGTCGCTCGCGGCGGACCTGGTCATCCTGTGGAAGACCGTGGGGGCGGTCATGGCTAGCCGTGGCGCGTACTAG
- a CDS encoding ROK family transcriptional regulator yields the protein MTDAPVRQGSLREHNLGLVLRQVASAGRPPSRADIAAATSLTRATVSALVDDLIEGGLLTEVDPAPRAGAGRPAAGLVLSAAGPAGLGLEINVDYLSACVVDLAGSVRHQEVRHADQRPRDPAQVWAEVAELAASARARVEQEGLLLAGAAVAVPGLVTADGLVRLAPNLGWRDVAVPSSLAGVAVTVDNEANLAALSELHASASASQHSFLYVSGEIGIGAGIVLNGALFRGARGWSGELGHVAVHPDGPTCRCGAHGCLEQYAGQEAILRAAGAASLDDLRSRAEAGDPAAGEALAAAGTALGVTIAGVINLLDVEAVVLGGAYAPLARWLHPGVAGEIGQRVLTAAWSPVPVRPSLLGGDAAVVGAAGSVVRAIRDHPARWLAASTRHG from the coding sequence ATGACGGACGCGCCCGTGCGCCAGGGTTCCCTGCGCGAGCACAACCTGGGCCTGGTGTTACGCCAGGTCGCCAGCGCAGGTCGCCCGCCGTCCCGGGCCGACATCGCCGCCGCCACCAGTCTCACCCGCGCCACCGTGTCCGCGCTGGTGGACGACCTGATCGAGGGCGGGCTGCTGACCGAGGTCGACCCCGCGCCGCGGGCCGGCGCGGGGCGCCCGGCCGCCGGGCTCGTGCTGTCCGCCGCCGGGCCCGCCGGGCTCGGGCTGGAGATCAACGTCGACTACCTCTCGGCCTGCGTCGTCGACCTCGCGGGGTCGGTCCGGCATCAGGAGGTACGCCATGCGGATCAGCGCCCGCGCGACCCTGCACAGGTGTGGGCCGAGGTGGCGGAGCTGGCCGCGAGCGCGCGGGCGCGCGTCGAGCAGGAGGGGCTGTTGCTGGCCGGCGCCGCGGTCGCCGTGCCCGGCCTGGTGACCGCGGACGGCCTGGTCCGGCTCGCGCCCAACCTCGGCTGGCGCGACGTGGCCGTGCCCTCGTCGCTGGCCGGGGTCGCGGTCACCGTCGACAACGAGGCCAACCTCGCCGCGCTGAGCGAACTGCACGCCAGCGCCAGCGCCAGCCAGCACAGCTTCCTGTACGTCTCCGGCGAGATCGGCATCGGCGCGGGCATCGTGCTGAACGGGGCGCTGTTTCGCGGCGCCCGCGGCTGGAGCGGCGAGCTGGGCCACGTGGCCGTGCACCCGGACGGGCCCACCTGCCGGTGCGGGGCACACGGGTGCCTGGAGCAGTACGCGGGACAGGAGGCGATCCTGCGCGCCGCCGGGGCCGCCTCGCTCGACGACCTGCGGAGCCGGGCCGAGGCGGGCGACCCGGCGGCCGGCGAGGCCCTCGCGGCGGCCGGTACGGCGCTCGGCGTGACCATCGCCGGCGTGATCAACCTGCTCGACGTCGAGGCGGTCGTGCTGGGCGGCGCGTACGCTCCGCTCGCCCGGTGGTTGCACCCCGGCGTGGCCGGCGAGATCGGTCAGCGGGTGCTGACCGCCGCGTGGTCACCGGTGCCGGTACGCCCGTCGCTGCTCGGCGGGGACGCGGCCGTGGTCGGCGCGGCCGGCTCGGTGGTCCGGGCGATCCGCGATCACCCGGCCCGCTGGCTGGCCGCTAGTACGCGCCACGGCTAG